The Lolium perenne isolate Kyuss_39 chromosome 6, Kyuss_2.0, whole genome shotgun sequence genome segment cccgttggttcctaccttcggcttctctccagtctgaccgtccgcgacgctactgttgttcatgtcgctaccgctacgactgcgggggagtgttagagtATATTTGGTAGTTATAGATTACACGGGATTATATTAGGATTGTTTCCATATTCTCCCTAGGAGGTTTCTTAGCTTCCAAGTCTCGTactctatatatactcgcccatgaggcgcaatacaacatccaacatattccgccAATCTCTCTTCCTCTCTATCGTTCTACAAGTCTAGGTTCAGGGCAATGACAGTATTGCTCTGTTGTGATCAGACAAAGATCATACAGTACAAGAACTTATTTAACAAATGTTCCCTGTCCATTTTGCTAATTATTGTGCTGAAATAACTTATTTAACAAATGTTTATTTTGCCAATTCACATGCAAGGTTCTGAGCTGTAGGCATGTAGACAGATAAACAAACTAACCTGTGACAATATTTGATTGAAATTCTAGAAATGAATCTTCTACTCTCTGTTTGGAGTATTAGCTTTCCATGGCAAGGGCACTCTCTGATTGAATTGCCATATGATCATCAAGGTTCCATCCTGTTAAAAAAATGTCAGTATTAGCCAAAAATAACAAAGTAAGCTGACTAGATAGTGGAACACAAACAATATGGAATTTGAATATTTTGATGTTGCATATTTACAAGGAAAAAGTCTGAAACATGTTAAACTTCTTTTATGTTTATTTCTTAGTTTGATCATTACCTTGCTGCATGTCTCATTTACTGTCTCATTTACAGATGAGGATGATACTCTGACTGAACATGAAACGAAGGTGAAGAAACCAAAGGCTGCATCTGCGTCTAAATATTTGAAAAACTCTTCCCTGGATCGGAATGTGTCGCGGTTAATGAGGAGCATGACATCTGCACGTAGAAAATGCTTTCTGAATAGACTAGATTCACACAATGTGGTGCTTTGTTGAATGATTTTGTAAATCTAGTAGACAGACTATTATTATACCTCTTGATCTTTTTAGTTATTAGTAGACAGACTACATGCCGTTCATCGCAAAAACTCAGAGATTTTGTGTTATGGATATGTTCACACAACCTTCAGTATTGTTATCTAAGTTTGTGCACAGCTAGCAGGTAGGTTCCAGAGGGTAAACATAAGCTGGGTCAAATGCTTCCCTGCTAGAACAAACAAAAATTCAGAGATTGCCAAAGATATCAACCGGCTGAGATTGGATTTATTTAGGTTGTATTTTACCAGATGAAAAGGTCATGaaaatctagcatgcatctaatgATTTGGTATTACTGGGATTTGCTTAGTTTCAGTACAGTACGACAGTGTGTTACAACACAGATGATCCCAGAATTTTATGTTGTTCAGTACATTCAGACTTTCTAGGTTGTTCAACATCGAGGAGTATAAGCAAATCCCAGAATTTTTCAGGTTGCTACCTATAAGTAACATGGAATGAATGACCATTTTTCTTGTACCCATTTGTTTGGTGAATTAAATTTTCAGAACTTTGTTTGAGCTCTCTAATAAATAAACACTTGAATTGGACTATTCTCATTCCAATAATCAGTAGAGAAACCAAAAAGGAGCATCATCCTACCTTAGCATCTGGTAACCACTCATCCAATGCAGTCAAAAGCACAAGAACCTGACTCATCTACTATTCTTGCTAAAGACCGCTCCTCTAGCTCCTCGCGTCGCCTCCTCCGGGCGACCGGGGAGCCCAAACCCAAATCCCCGCCGCCACCCCGCCCCCTCCCTGGCTCCCTCCCCTCGTCGCTCCCCGAGGTGCCCCTCGACAAAGCCGGGCGGCGCCtgtgaagggggcggcggggtTTTATGCCTCTCGGCTCTCACGCTGTGGCTAGGGAGGAGGGCCGCCGCGTTGGGGGCCGGAGGCCGGCGAGATGGCGCAACAGCGGGGGAGGCTTGGCCGGGTGTGCGGCGTGCGGCGACGGAGGAGCCTTCGACGCGGCGACGGCTGGAcctgtggcggcggcgcgggcgtcaGGGCCTGCcccgggcccgatctgggcctcATGGGCCGCTGCGCGGGCTGCTCGCGGTGGCTCCAGGCCGCTCGGAAGGCGCAAGGTGGGCGATCTGCTGCTGCCTGACTGTGCGGGGTGAGGCGGGTCGGCGTCGTGCAGCTCCGCGCGGATTTGGCCATCTACGTGCGGAGGAAGGAGGTCGCCCGGTGGGGCTGCAGCTGGCTGTGCCGGATGGTGGAAGCTGGGCTGACGTGAGAAGTGCTGGCCGTGTTGCATCCTCCAGTGTGTGCTGGAGATGAATGGCACCGTCGGCCCGAAAGTGGTGGTCGGAGGCGGGTCCAGCGGACTGCTGCAGCTTCAGGCTAGGTTGAGGTGGTGGCGGTTGACGGCAGATGTATGGCGCCGCTGATGGGCGTTGCATCCTTCCGCCAACGCGGGGACGGGATGACGGAGCTGCAGCGTGGTTGGGCTGGCATGGATGAGGCCTGAGGTGGTCATCGCCCCCCTCACCGGCGATTTTTGCTGGCCTCTCATCGGTGGTGTGTCCAGCCTTTGGTCCAGGATGGCCTGCTCTTTGTGGACAGCGGGGCTGTTGTGTGGGCTGGGAGAAATCCCTATGCGGTTGCGGACGATGGCGACGCCTGTGGGCGCCGtcaccttcttgaaggcgttgtCTATGCCTCTTTCTCCATGCCTCCTCCTGTGCGACGGGGGAAACCCCAGACCCAGCTCGCTGGTTCAGGCATTGGCGGCGCTTTTGTGTCGTTCCCTCCTTGGAGGCATTGTCCGGGTTGCACGAGGAGTCCCAAGACAGTCACTGGAGTAGCCAAGGTTGGCAACTACTGGAGCGTGGGCCTCTAGGGCGCGATGTACACTGAAGCAGCATCTTTTCAACAGCGCTCTCCTCGGGTCTGGTCGGGCCCTGCAGTCCACACCGCCACTATCTTCTTGGCATTCAAGGGTGGATCGTACGTTGGCACATGCCATCTTCGAGCGTGAGTTGTGTTTGCGAGTTGTCTTGCTTCGGTTGTGAAGCGGTGTGTGGCTCTGTGTTCTGATCTCTCGCCTCTTGGCTGGGTTAGACAAGGCGGGTGGTTGTTTCGTGTGTTGTGGTGTTGCGTTGTAAGCTGTAAGGTGTTCATCTGTATGGTTTTCGGGTCCGGTTTCCCTCATAAACTGGACCAATTTCTACCTATTCAATGAATTTAGCAGTTCTCCTGCtaacattcaaaaaaaaaagcacAAGAAAACTAAGCCATATTAGTGAAACTAATCCGGAGACTGGAGCAAAAGTACTGGAACCACACCGCCAGATGCGCACCTAAGAACGGAGGCTACCGTTGTCTACCAGGAGCACGTCGTGTCTGGCGAGCTGATTTGCCTTCCACCGAGCGCGGCGCCATCCCCAGCCGCCGTACCAGCTTGATTTTCCGCTCCAGCTCGAGCTTCTGCTTCTCCTCCTTGAAGCTTTGCTCTAGCGCCACCACCTGCTCAGCGGTCAGCCGCCGCTTCCTTTCCGCcgtgccgccaccaccgccactcgAGCTCCGCcgtgccgccaccaccgccaccgcggcATATCCAGAGCAAATTGGCATATTTACCACGACCTCGGGAGGATCCAGCCACATCACCCGATTGGAGCTCCGCCGTGCCTCCAATAGCAGCACCACCGCGATTGGATCTCCTCCAGCCACCACCACGACTTGATCTTCGCCGTGCCGCCACCACCGGGAGAGATCCGGAGGAAAATCCCCATTTTTATCCCACCACAGTGGGCACGGGAGGATGACGGTGTCGCGACGCGAGAGAAGGATAGAATGCCCGCGGTGAGCGGAGGAGAGGGCGACGACGTCCCGCGCAACGTCGGGTGGAGGACTTGGGGCGGAGAGGAAGCATCGTCGGGTGGAGGGCGTCGTCGACGAGAGGAAGGAAGAAGGTATCGTCGGGGTGGAGGGCGGTGTCTGCGCGTGGACCGTGCGCGTGGTCGGAAAAACAACAGGGGGTTTTTCAGGAAAACGTCGGTCCAACACCTTTTCGCGGAGGGAGGGAGTAGTAAAGATAATTTGCACCCAGGGTCCAACATGTGTCTGCTGGGCCAGCCCAGCCCAGGCTATATCCAAAGGCTGGGCGCAGAGGCATACAAAGCCCATAACGAGCTGTGGAAGAGGAATCATAAGCGAGGAGAAATttctcaaaaaaaatgaaaagcgaTGAGAGGATTTGGGAAGAGGAACCCGATTTAGAAGAGAGTCGGAGTAGGACACTGTATTCAACCGATCTCGATTCAGTTAGGGATCCCTCCCGCCGTCTATGTATACACCACGCGGTTGATCGATTCAGCTCGTGATTAACCAGATCTCTTGCTTGCCCGCCCCGCAGATCGGAGCAGGTTTAGATCGACCGGATCGCCGAATTGTGAACAGAGGTGCGTACTACAACGACACTGAAATCTGAGTATCCCGGTAGATCGGCAATGGGGGGCGCTATCTAGGAACGCCAGGATCAATATCCCGGTAGATCGGCAGTTCAGGTTTTGATTCCTAGCGTCTCTTCGGCATAGACACGACATAGACGCAAGAACTGGCATCGACCGCTTGGCCATTTTTTTCCCTGTATCGAGTGTAGCCTGTAGAGGAACGAGCGGAGCGGCCGGGCAGTTAAGCGTCTGTGATTAGCGTCTACCACTGGGAGATAGGATGCTTCGAATATTATCAGAtgtgttttaatttttttttaaggCTAAGCGTCCATTGTACTTGCCCTTATAAGCTTAACTGCGGCTCAATTTGTTCAATCACACTCCAAATTCAGATTGTATTCATACACATATACATCGGCGCCGCTGTTAATTCGTTCTACTACTTGTTATGTCCTGCAGGCTAGGCTCAATCACCTGAGTAATCAATCAGTTCCGCCACCGCCAAAAAGCTAATCAAGCTAAGCTGAGCTTGGTCAATTACCAGTGAGCCGTGAGGTGAGGCCTATAATAACATCGACCACACATGCCTGTTGTACTGTACAAGAGGAGCCCTCCTCCTCCGGAACCTGAAGATGAACCATGTCCGCCTTCTCCTACCTCACCATCTTATGAATACCCAGAGTATGCTCCTCATACACACTAGTAATTACTCTATCCATTCCATAATTCTTGTTGTAGCTTTAGTTTAAATTACTAAAACCACGACTAGAATTATGGAACATACACAGAAATTCTTTAAGTAGAAGCTGCGGACAACGATGTCCACGCCTAACATTTTCCATCAACTACATTTGACTTAGGTTTGAGACCATGGCTGATTACACTCCCGGTGAGCATGGTCCAAGCACCCAATTCTTTGATGATACCGGTGCTGATCTGAAACTCAGCAATCCTACATACCCGGAACCCGAAGACGATGATTCATATCTGCGTCTTCCTACTTCACCATCTTATGGAGGCCCAGAGTAAGCTCCGTAGAAGGTGCAGATAACTAATTAATATCCACATGCTTCCGCCTAACCTTTTTCATAAACTTAGATTTGACACCATGGCTGATTACATTCCCAATGAGCCTGGTCTGAACACCCACCTCTTGGACGATGAGGATTACGACATTGCGGACAACTTTGATTCGTTATATAATGATGGTAACACTTTCTCCAAGGAAGATCTTGAACGGCAAACTAATAAATTTGTGGCCGCTGCACTCGACCACTACAACAGCCAAGAAAAAAACATGGTATGTTATCTAAGCCTCGATTATCTTTCTGTTCATTATTAGTACTTAAACGTAAATAGAAATTAAAATAGAACTTTGGTTGATGGTTCTTTGTAGTAGCTTGGTTAATCACTTTGTCCGGTTTCATTGATCATGAGTCCCTTTCAAGGATAGCATTAGCAATGGAATTTGTCCCCGTTGAATAAATGCCAAGTAACTGTATATGCTTAATTTGGTGTGATCTTATAATGGTACATGTTCTTACATATTTTCATTCATTGCAACCTTGCTTCTCTATTTAATTGTGTCTATCATTTTTTTACCTTTTAACATTATTATGCAAGAATATATGCTAAATTTTTTTTACTTGGAATATGTTAGATCAAGTATGAGCTCATCAAAGGCATCACTAGCACTGGAATCATGGATGGATGGCGCTTTTATGGTCATGTAAACTTCACAGCCAAAAGCTCTTTGGAGAATTCAAAGGAAGAGTTCTTCTTTGCAGAGCTACATTATGTTTGTGATGATGATATATATATACCCACATGCATAGTTTCATTGGAAGAAAAAGAAAGAATTGGTCAGTTCTAATCGGAGTCTATGTCATTTTCATTTACTTTTACCCCAATGTTTTAATGTTATTTTATAGGTGGGGTTCGGGGCATCAAAGGTAATGATGGATACCATGGCAAGGAAATTCGTGTTGACACCCAACATTGCTATGCATGTCAAGAAGAACTGATGCACCCAGAGGATGGAACATTATATGAGACAGGTCATCATGTGGATGATTGTTATGGCTATTGTTGCAGttaataagtgatttatatgggaATTAGTAAGATTGTTATGAGTACTGTTGCAATGAGGGATCTGTACTAATTCTGTATCTCTAGTTGTGTTGTCATCATTTACTTGTATGTTACATTGAATTGATATATATTAATCTTTATCCCGTGCATTCATGCAACTAGTTTACCAAAACATATATTTAGAAAAAAGATAACTTTTAGCATCTAAATCTTTAGGATTATAAAATGCAAAAAAGGGTTTAGTAGGAATTTGGCTTTGGTTGCCTGTGGGAAAAATGAATTATATATGTTATTAATAGAAAAAACACTCATTGGACATTTGTGCCCTTTGGAAAATATGGATAAGCAGTTGCCTTTATATCTACGACTTCGCTCATGTCACTGTTGGTGGTGTTAATTTTAGAACTTCTATTTTGACATGCGTACATTCTACTAGGAGGCATAGGCGCGGCGGCATGCCGCGCATGTGTGCGTACATTTCTAATATATATATTTGGCTTCAGGTCCTGCTGAGTGAATACAGTTTACTCCTTGCATCAGCTGTAGTAATTATACATAGTTATCTGGTAGGCATGTAATACCACAGTATGGGGGAAATACTTATAGGACATAGATCAACAACATTctgcatgatatttctgcttcaaT includes the following:
- the LOC127305174 gene encoding uncharacterized protein isoform X1 produces the protein MPVVLYKRSPPPPEPEDEPCPPSPTSPSYEYPEFETMADYTPGEHGPSTQFFDDTGADLKLSNPTYPEPEDDDSYLRLPTSPSYGGPEFDTMADYIPNEPGLNTHLLDDEDYDIADNFDSLYNDGNTFSKEDLERQTNKFVAAALDHYNSQEKNMIKYELIKGITSTGIMDGWRFYGHVNFTAKSSLENSKEEFFFAELHYVCDDDIYIPTCIVSLEEKERIGGVRGIKGNDGYHGKEIRVDTQHCYACQEELMHPEDGTLYETGHHVDDCYGYCCS
- the LOC127305174 gene encoding uncharacterized protein isoform X2; translated protein: MPVVLYKRSPPPPEPEDEPCPPSPTSPSYEYPEFETMADYTPGEHGPSTQFFDDTGADLKLSNPTYPEPEDDDSYLRLPTSPSYGGPEFDTMADYIPNEPGLNTHLLDDEDYDIADNFDSLYNDGNTFSKEDLERQTNKFVAAALDHYNSQEKNMVGFGASKVMMDTMARKFVLTPNIAMHVKKN